The following proteins come from a genomic window of Nothobranchius furzeri strain GRZ-AD chromosome 1, NfurGRZ-RIMD1, whole genome shotgun sequence:
- the LOC107381117 gene encoding proteinase-activated receptor 4, with protein MKLTVGTPLFVFILSSICSVSPSSHPGDVCSVTPVRLRTFRLITNCNITTLKEKQLKEIQAPTINVYLPVLYLLAFCVGLPVNILALWVLVFRTKHLPSTTLLINLTLVDCLLLMVLPFRIAYHFRGNNWELGEPLCRIVMAVFYGNMYGSVWCLAFVALDRYVAVVHPLRARTLRSQRMSLYMTGMVWVVILAAMLPLLLSQQTYRLNELNIMTCHDALPGGEQENYFLPYFSTLFASCFLLPFLIMLFCHSAVLHTLMAERTRYANAIRVTLLVLIVFIVCLLPSNVLLLQTYADSSLDVDGEDLYVPYMISLASSAFNSCIDPFIFYFVSPEFRKKVKSMLCCCDNHENQISSPRNMSSSSGQKSKVIVLPMSSRRGTPESENRLSPNCRYHRS; from the exons ATGAAGCTGACTGTTGGGACTCCCCTCTTTGTGTTCATTCTGTCATCCATCTGCAGTGTCTCTCCATCTTCTCATCCTGGAGATGTATGTTCGGTCACGCCTGTCC GTCTACGAACTTTCCGCCTGATTACTAACTGTAACATCACCACTCTGAAGGAGAAGCAGCTGAAGGAGATCCAGGCTCCAACCATCAATGTTTACCTGCCAGTTCTATACCTTCTGGCCTTTTGTGTGGGTCTGCCGGTCAACATATTGGCTCTTTGGGTTCTGGTTTTTCGAACTAAACACCTGCCATCGACCACGTTGCTCATCAACCTGACACTGGTAGACTGTCTGCTGCTCATGGTTCTGCCATTTCGTATCGCCTACCATTTTCGAGGAAACAACTGGGAGTTGGGTGAGCCTTTGTGCCGCATTGTCATGGCTGTATTTTATGGTAACATGTATGGCTCAGTCTGGTGTTTGGCCTTTGTGGCTTTGGACCGATATGTAGCTGTGGTTCACCCTCTACGCGCCAGGACTCTGCGAAGCCAGCGGATGTCTCTGTACATGACTGGAATGGTATGGGTGGTGATTTTGGCCGCCATGCTGCCACTGCTACTCTCCCAGCAGACCTACAGGCTGAATGAActcaacataatgacctgccatgACGCGCTGCCTGGGGGGGAACAGGAGAACTACTTCCTTCCGTACTTCAGTACTCTGTTTGCTTCCTGCTTTCTGCTGCCCTTCCTCATCATGTTGTTTTGCCACAGTGCTGTGCTACACACCCTGATGGCTGAGAGGACGCGCTATGCAAACGCCATCCGGGTAACCTTGCTGGTGTTGATTGTTTTCATTGTGTGTCTGCTGCCCAGTAATGTCCTCCTTCTTCAAACTTATGCTGACAGCTCATTGGATGTGGACGGCGAGGACCTCTATGTTCCCTACATGATTAGCTTAGCAAGCAGTGCATTTAACAGCTGCATTGATCCCTTCATCTTCTACTTCGTGTCCCCAGAGTTCAGAAAAAAGGTCAAGAGCATGCTTTGTTGCTGTGACAACCATGAGAATCAGATATCATCTCCAAGGAACATGTCCTCATCATCGGGCCAGAAGTCAAAGGTCATTGTGTTGCCCATGAGCAGTCGACGAGGGACACCTGAGAGTGAAAATAGACTGTCACCTAACTGCAGATATCATCGCAGCTAG